CGGGCTTGTCGCCGGGCTCCAGGTCGAGCAGCCGCTCGGCCAGAAGGTCGGCGAGCCGGTCCCAGGTGATCGGTTCGAGTCGCACACGGCCATGATGCGTCACCGGGCGGCCGGGACGTGTCCCGCTCATGGCCCGGCGGACGGCGGGCGGTTCGGGGCGGCGGGCTCACTGCGCGCACCGGCTCCGGCCGCCAGGGCGGCGGCTCCGTTCAAGCCCCAGCGGTTCCGCTCAAGGCGGCGGCTCCGTGGCGAGCCCGCGGCCCCGCACCAGGCGACGGCATCCTCCGGGCGGCGATTGCGCTCGTGGCGGCGGTCTCACTCCGGCTACCACGCGCCGTACTGCGGATGCTTCGGGCTCCCCCGCTGTGCGGCAGGGGGCGCCGGAGCGGCGGCGTAGTGCCCCTGGGCCCGGGGGCATGAACGGGACATGACCACCCTGCCCGGAACTCCCGGAACTCCCGGAGCCCGCCCGGGACTTCTCGCCGTCCAGCCGTTGCGGCGCAGGCGGTGTGCCGCGTGCCGGCGCGGGCCGCTGCCGCTGCTCGTCCTGGAGGACGGAGTGCCGCGCTGCCCGGACTGCGCCGACCTCGGGCACCTGGTGTTCCTGCCGCGCGGCGACACGGCGCTCACCCGCAGGGCGCGCGAGGCGAGCGGGCTGTCGGTGGTGGTCGTACGGTTCAACCGGCGCAAGGGCCGCTATGAGCGGCAGGGTGTGCTCGTGGAGGCGACGGGGCTGGCCCGGGCCGAGCGCCGCTGCCTGGCGGACGCGGACGTGCGGCGCCGGCGGCGGACGCGGGACGCGCGGCGGCGCGCGGAGCAGGACGCGCGGTTCGCCGAGGCGTTCGCGGCGCAGATACGACGGCTGTTCCCCGGCTGTCCGGCCGGGCGGGCGCGGGAGATCGCCGCGCACGCCTCGCTGCGGGGCAGCGGACGGGTGGGCCGCAGCGCGGCGGGCCGCGCGCTGTCCGAGGGGGCGGTGGTCTCGGCGGTCGTGGCCTCCGTACGGCATGTGGACACGGCGTACGACCGGCTGCTGATGAACGGGGTGCCCCGGCACGAGGCGCGCAGGCGGATCGCGGCGGACGTGGAGACGGTGCTCCGGGACTGGCGGGAAGCCGGCATCGACTCGGCCGGATGAGGCCGCGCCGCCGCGACGCCGAAGGCCGCGCCGCCGCGACACCGGGAAGCGGCGTGGGGGCGGTGGCCGCCGGACGGCATTCTGGACGCTCGCTTATGGGCATGCGGCGCCCGGGCATGGCCCGGGCATCCCGGCCCCGGCTTGACTGGGAGGGCAATAGGCGAGGACGTACGGAGCGAGCGGTGGCCGGACGGTGGGCGGACGGTCCGGGCAGGAGGATGAGGGCGACATGATCGACGGACCGTTCTTCGTGCTCACGGTGCTGGGGCTGCTCGGGACCGGCCTGGTGGCCGGCGTCTTCTGCGCCTTCTCCGCCTTCGTGATGCGCGGGCTGGCCGCCCTGCCGGCGGCGCAGGGTGTCGCCGCGATCCAGGCGGTCAACACGGCTGCGCTGCGACCGGCCTTCATGGCCGTCTTCCTCGGCTCCACGGTGCTGTGCTCGGTGATCGCCGTGGTGACGTTCGTGCTGTGGCCTCGGCAGGGCGCGCCGGAACTGCTGCTGGGCAGCGCCCTGTACCTGTTCGGTTCCTTCGGGGTCACGGCGGCTGCCAACGTGCCCCGCAACGAGGCGCTGGCGCGGCTGCGGCCGGGTGCGGCGGAGGCCGCCGCGTACTGGCCGTCGTACCTGCGCGAGTGGACGGCCTGGAACCACGTCCGGACGGTCGCCTCGGCCGCCGCCACGCTCGCGTACGCGCTGGCGCTGACGTGACCCGGGGACCGGACGCCCGTGGGCTCCCGGAGGGGCCCGAGGCCGAGGAGGACGTTCGACGCCCCTGAGGCGCGGCTTCGGGCACACGGGCCCGGAGTGCCCGCAGGAACCGCTCTCCGCCCCTCTGCGCACACCGCGACCGGGACGTATCGTGTCCGCAGGAGTGCCGCCGATGCCGTACGGCCGCCGCACGCGTGCGCGAGAAACGTACGCCAGGAAGCGTAGGGAGCCGGCCATGGCCGATCCCAAGGGATTCATGACCACGCCCCGCCGGGACTGGCCCCGCCGCCCCGTCACGGAACGGGTGCGGGACTGGAACGAGGTGTACGTCCCGGGCGCGCTGCTGCCGATCATCGGTGGGCAGGCCGGTCGCTGCATGGACTGCGGAGTCCCGTTCTGCCACCACGCCTGTCCGCTGGGCAATCTGATCCCCGAGTGGAACGACCTGGTCGCCCGCGCGGACTGGCGGGACGCGGCGGACCGGCTGCACGCCACCAACAACTTCCCCGAGTTCACCGGCCGGTTGTGCCCGGCGCCGTGCGAAGCGGGATGTGTGCTCGCCATCAACCAGCCGGCCGTGACCATCAAGAACGTGGAGTGCGCGATCGCCGACCGCGCCTGGGAGGAGGGGTTCGCGCCGCCGCGCCCGCCGGACCGGCTGTCCGGGCGGACGGTCGCGGTGGTCGGCTCCGGCCCCACCGGGCTGGCCGCCGCCCAGCAGCTCACCCGGGCGGGGCACACGGTCGTCGTGTACGAGAAGGCCGACCGGCCCGGCGGCCTGATGCGCTACGGCATCCCCGCGTTCAAGATGGAGAAGCACCACCTGGAGCGGCGGCTGGAGCAGATGCGGGCCGAGGGCACGAGGTTCCGCACCTCCACGGCGGTCGGGCGGGACGTCGACGCGGCGGAGCTGCGGGCCCGCCACGACGCCGTGGTGATCGCCACGGGGGCCACGGCCTGGCGGGAACTGCCGGTGCCGGGACGCGGGTTGGCGGGGGTGCACCAGGCGATGGAGTACCTGCCGCTGGCCAACCGGGTGCGCGAGGGCGATCTGGAGACCTCGCCGCTGTCCGCCGCCGGGAAGCACGTGGTCATCGTCGGCGGCGGCGACACGGGAGCCGACTGTCTGGGTACGGCGGTGCGGGAGGGTGCCGCGTCCGTGACCCAGCTCGACATCTACGCCCGGCCCGGCACCGAGCGCGACGAGGACACCGAGCCGTGGCCGACGTACCCGCGGGTCTACCGGCTGTCCGCCGCCCACGAGGAGGCCGGGGCACTGCGGACGGCACCGGCGGCGGACGCGGACGCCCGGCTGTTCGCGGCGTCGACGCTGCGGCTCACGGGCGACGCGGCCGGACATGTGCGCGCGCTCCATCTCGTCGAGGTGGACGCGCGGCGCAGCCCGCGTCCGGGGACGGACCGGACGCTCCCCGCCGACCTGGTGCTGCTCGCCCTCGGCTTCCTGGGACCGGACCGGGAGGACGGCGTCGTCGATCAGCTCGGACTGGCCGTGGACCCGCGGGGCACCCTCGCCCGGGACGGCGGCTTCGCGACCGGGGTGCCCGGGGTGTTCGCGGCCGGGGACGCGGCCCGGGGGCAGTCGCTGATCGTGTGGGCGATCGCGGAGGGGCGGGCGGTGGCCGCCGCCGTCGACCGCCACCTGACGGGCAGCACCCGCCTCCCCGCACCGATCGGGCCGTACGACCGGCCGATGGGTGTGTGACCGGGGCGGGAGCCCGTCGACCAGGGCGGGACCCCGTCGACCAGGGCGAGCCGTCAGCGGCGGCGTTCGTCCGTGCCGGCGCGCTTCGCCGTGGCCAGGGCGACCCGGTTCCAGGTGTTGATCGCGGAGATCAGCGCCAGCACCTGGCCCAGTTCCTCGTCGTCGAACCGGGCCGCGGCCTCGGCGTAGACCTCGTCCGGGACCCCGCGGTCGGCCACCAGCGTCACGGCTTCCGTGAGGGCGAGGGCGGCCTGTTCGCGCGGGGTGAAGAAGTGCCGGGCCTCGCGCCACACGGCGACCATGTGCAGCCGTTCCTCGCTCTCACCGGCCCGGCGCGCGTCGCTCGTGTGCATGTGGAGGCAGTACGCGCAGTGGTTGAGGTGCGAGGCGCGGATCTGGATCAGTTCGACCAGTGCCGGGTCGAGGCCCGCGCGGGCGGCGGCGTCGAAGCCGACCAGGGCGCGGAACGCCTTGGGAGCGGAGCGGGCGAAGTCCAGGCGGGGCCGCCCCCCGGCCGAGGGGTCCGCGGCCGGGGCCGCCGCCGCGCCGGCGGGGCCGACCCGGGTCTCGTGCGCCGCCCGGATCGTCCGCGCGGTCCGCGCGGCCCCCGTCGTCTCCCCGTCCTGCCCGTCGTGCGCGGTCCGCGTCGCCTGTGTCGCCTGTGTCGTCTGCGTCGTCATGGCGTCAACCTACGGCTCGCAAAGACCGGCGGTAGGGTGCACTTCCGTGGCTGATTCGTGGGTCAATGAGGCGGAACGCATCGGTGCCGATCTGCACCTGGAGCTGTCGGGTCCGGGCGGCCGGCGGGCCGCGCTCATCCGGGCGCTGCGCGAGGCCGTACGCAGCGGACGATTGGCGCCCGGCACCCGGCTGCCGCCCTACCGTTCGCTCGCCGCCGATCTCGGTGTCGCCCGCAACACGGTGGCCGACGCCTACGCCGAACTGGTGGCGGAGGGCTGGCTGACCGCCCGTCAGGGATCCGGCACCCGGGTCGCCGACCGCGCCGAGCCCCTCAAGGCCGCCGGGCGGGTGCCCAAGAAGTCACCGCCACGCGCGCGTGGTCCCCGGTACGACCTGCGTCAGGGCACCCCGGACGCGTCGGCGTTCCCCCGCGCGGAATGGCTGGCCTCCTACCGCCGCGCCCTCCAGCAGGCTCCCAACGAGGTGTTCGGACCCGGTGATCCTGCGGGTCGCCGGGAGCTGCGCGAGGCGCTGACCGAGTACCTGGCACGCGCGCGCGGGGTACGCACCGCGCCGGAGCGCATCGTCATCTGCTCCGGTTTCGCGCACGCCCTGCGGCTGCTGTTCCACCCCGGCGGCCCCGGCGGCGGCGCGGCCGTGCTGCGCGGTCCGCTGGCCGTCGAGTCCTACGGGCTCTCGTTCCACCGCGGCCTGCTGGCCGCGGCGGGCGTCCGCACCGTCCCGCTGCCCCTGGACGGGGACGGCGCGCGGGTGGACCTGCTGGCCCGGGAGCGGGCCGTACTGCTCACGCCCGCCCACCAGTTCCCCACCGGCGGGCCGCTGCACCCCGCGCGCCGGGCGGCCGTGGTCGACTGGGCCCGCGCGCGTGGCGGGCTGGTCCTGGAGGACGACTACGACGGGGAGTTCCGCTACGACCGCAAGCCCGTCGGCGCGGTCCAGGGCCTCGACCCGGAGCGGGTCGTCTACCTCGGCTCGGTCAGCAAGAGCCTGTCGCCGGCGCTGCGGCTGGGCTGGATGGTGCTGCCGGAGCGGTACGTGGACGCCGTGCTCGCGGCCAAGGGCGAGCGGGAGGCGTGGGCGAGCGTGCTGGACCAGCTGAGCCTCGCCGACTTCCTCGCCCGCGGGGCGTACGACCGTCATGTGCGCCGCATGCGGCAGCGGTACCGCAGTCGCCGGGACCGGCTCGTGGCCGCGCTCGCGGAGCGGGCGCCGCACATCGGGGTCACCGGAGTGGCGGCGGGTCTGCACGCCGTGCTGCGGCTGCCGCCGGGCACCGAGCGGTCCGCCGTCAAGGCGGCCACATGGCAGGGGATCGCCCTCGACGGCCTGGGCGAGTTCCGCCACCCGCAGGCCCCCGTGACGGCGCCGGACCCGCTCGCCACGGACGGGCCGGTCACGGACGGGCTGGTCGTGGGCTATGCGACGCCCTCCGAGCACGCGTACGCGGCGGCGCTGGAGGCACTGTGCGGGGTGCTGCCGCCGGCCTGAGGCAGGGGGCGCACGGCGTCATCGGTCCGGTGCCGGGAGCAGGGAGACGAGCAGACCGGTCAGGCGGTGCGGAAGCGGGGACGGGAGTGCGGAGAGGACGAGGAACGAAAGGACCCGTTCACGACAGGAGGAAGTCCGCCACCCCCGCCTTGGCGCCCTCGATGAACGCCGTCATCTCGTCGGTGGTGTAGATCAGCGCCGGCCCGTCCGGATCGGTGGACTGCCGGACGGCTATGCGGCCGTCGGCAAGTTTCATCGCCTCCAGGCAGTTGCCCCCGTTGCCGCCGCTCCACGGCTTGTGCCAGCCCTCGCTGCCCAGCTCCCGCGCGGGCATGCCGTTGTAGATCCGCTCCGCGCGGACCCTCGGCTGGGGCTGGGACGTGATGCGATCCATTCACAGCTCCTTGCGGAGATCCCGCAGGATCTCCTTCGTGCGTTGTGCCGTGGCGGCCTGCGCCGCCATGCGGTCCATGACCTCCAGGTGGGTCGCCACCTCGGCGCGCGCGTCCAGGTAGACGGCGCCGGTCAGGTACTCGCTGTAGACCATGTCCGGCAGTTCGGGCATGGCGAATCGGAACAGCACGAAGGGCCCGTAGGTGCCGGGATGCGGCCCGGTGGAGAACGGGACGACCTGCAGCGTCACGTGGGGCAGCTTCGTGGCGTCGAGCAGCCTGTCGATCTGCGCGCGCATCACCTCCGGGCCGCCGACCGGGCGGCGCAGCGCCGTCTCGTCCATCACCATCCAGAGCCGCGGGGCGTCCGGACGGGTGAGCAGTTCCTGGCGTTGCATGCGCAGGGCGACGTGCCGCTCGATGTCCTCGGGGCGGGTCTGGCCGACGGCTCCCGAGGTGAGGACCCCGCGCGCGTAGTCCTCGGTCTGGAGCAGGCCGGGGACGAAGTGCGGTTCGTAGCTGCGGATGAGGGCGGCCGCGCCCTCCAGGCTGACGTACATGGAGAACCAGCCGGGCAGGATGTCGTGGAAGCGCTGCCACCAGCCGGGCCGGTTGGCGTCCTCGGCCAGCCGGACGAACGCCTCGGCCTCGTCGTCGGGGACGCCGTAGGCCTTCAGGAGGAGCTGGACGTACGGGATCTTGAGCGCGACCTCGGCGGTCTCCATGCGCCGGACCGTGGCGGGGGCGACGTGGAGGACGCGGGCGGCCTCCTCGCGCTTGAGGCCCGCGCGTTCCCGCAGGTCCTGCAGGCGCCGGCCGAGGACGACCTGGCCGACCGTCGGCGCGGACCGCGGTTCGCTCACGCTCCACCCACCTCCAGTAAGGAATTCCGGACAGCCCGGCGGCGCCAACCGAAGACCTGTTCGAAGGTTCGAACCGGCCAGATCTGGCCGGTCGACACCGGTCGAAAACCGGGCGGTACCGGCCGGAAGCGGTCGGTACTGACCTTCGGCGATCCCAAGTGGCGCCGCTCGACGTGCTGTTGCGAGCAGTGTGCCATGGCCGTTCAAAGAGTCACACCGCACTCTGCAATTTTCAGAGTGACACTTGCCAAGTGTTCAGGCCGGGGAGATAGTGGCAAGCGTGATTCCGTCCGCGCCCTTAGGAACAGACGCCACCGCAGACCGCCCCCTCGGTCTCGGTGCCGATGGGGGTTCCCCCGCTCGGCCCTGGTCGAGCGCGGGGGAGGCAGCCGTCCCCTCCGGGGGCGCCGCCGAGCGCCGGTTCCGTTTCGAGCTGGCCGCGCACCCGGGCTCGCCCGCGCAGGCCAGACGCCTGACCCGGGCGCGTCTGACCGGCTGGTCGGTCTGCGAGGACACCTGTGACTCGGCCGCCCTGGTGGTGTCCGAGCTGGTCACCAACGCCATCGTGCACACCGCGAGCGACGTCGTCGTCTGCGAGCTGCACGACGGCGGCGACCTGGTGCGCATAGCCGTGCGCGACCAGGGATGCGCGCCGGGCGAGCCCTGTCCGTCCCCGCAACGGCCCGACGAGGAGCACGGGAGGGGATTGCTTCTCGTCGACGCCCTGAGCCACGCCTGGGGCGCCCAGGAGCAGGGACCCGGCGGCCTGCTGGTCTGGGCCGAGCTGCCCCGCCAGGCGGAGGCACCCGGCCGGGACCGCGCGCCGCACGCCGACCTGGGCTGGGGCGCCCGCCCCAAGCCGACCCGCTCGGACGGCGGCACGGGTGAGGAGGACGAGGCGGAGGCCCAGGACCTGCTGGCGGACGACGAGCGCGGCCGCCGCATCCCGGCGCCACCGCAGGGCCGTACGCCCGCACCGCACGGCCACACCCCGGGCCCCGCGCACGTCCGCACCCATGCCGCGCCGCACGGCCGCGGCACGCCGGAGCACTCCACCGCCCGGCCCGACCCGCACCACCGGACGGGGGCCCCGGGAGTCCCCCCGTCCGGGCGGGGCCGCGCCTGGGGAACCGTGTGACGCCCGCGTCCGGCGGCGCCCAGGTGCGCACTCTGGAGACACTGCTCCGCCTGCGGCACGGACTGCACACGCCCGGCACGCCGGCCACGCCCGGCCGGCTGAGCGTCCCCGAGGGGATGAGCGCCCCGCTGGGCTGTGACGCGGTGGCGATGCCCGCCCGGTTCGGCCCGGAGGTGCTGCCCCGGCTGCCCCGCGTGGGATGCGTGTACGCCGACGACACGCACTGGTGGTGGCTCGTCCCGTCCGAGTCCGACTACGCCCTGGAGTGGCCCGCCCCCGCGCGGTACGCGATCGGCGCGGTCGTTCCCGACGCGCCGCGCCTCATCCACCGGCCGGACGGCGAGCTTCCGTACACCCCGCCGATACCGCTGTACCTGACCCTGTGCCGGCTCACCGGGACGGCACCGAGCTGGTCTCAGGTGGTCGGCGCGTAGCACCGCACCCGCGCGGACGGCGTCCGTCCGCCACGCGGTCAGGCGGCGGCGTCCGCGGTGGCCTTCTCACGGACGATCACCAGGAACGTGTCCGTGGCCAGGTCCATGACGACCTCGGCCGGCAGACCCTCCGCCCGCCGCGCGTGCGCGAATTCCTCGGCCGGCCACGAACCGCGCGGACCGCCGGCGGGAAAGCGCTCGATCACCGTTCGCCCGTTCACCGTGCACCTCCAGTAAGCCTCGTGCGTGTACGAGTTAACGCCTGTCGAAGGTCAAACGCCTCTGCGGTGACATGACCGAGACGTAGTTGACACCCATTCACCACTGATGGCACGCCGTCTCCCGGGGAACGCGGGCCACGGCTCCCCCTGAGGTCACTCTGCGCACTCGCCGCTGGGAACTAATGTGCGCACTTCGCGCGGGTGTTCCGAGGGGGTGGCCGGCGCCCGGGGCGCCGCTCACCGCACGGGGAGGGTCGGTTTTCGGCCAGGTTCCGGACCGCCGTTCCGGCCAGGTGCCGTGCCGTCCCGCCGGCCGCCGGGATCCGGGACCCTCCCGCCGCCCGGATCAGGCGCGCTGTCACCGTCCGGGTCAGGTCCCCGTCGCCGTCCGGGTCACGTGGCGTACCGCTGCACGCGCCGCCCGTGGCCCCGGTCCAGGAGGGCGGGCAGCCGCTCCCCCAGCTCGCGGACGACCGACGGCACGTCCAGCGTCAGCAGCTCGCGGTCGCGCATCAGGACGCGGCCGTCGACGATCGTGGTGCGGACGTCGGAGGAGCGGGCGCTGTGCACCAGGGTCGCGGGGAGGTCGTGCACGGGCTGGGTGTGCGGTCCGGTGAGGTCGACCAGGACGATGTCCGCGCGGTGCCCCGGCTCGAGGGAGCCGACGACGCCGTCGAGGCCGACCGCGCGGGCGCTCTGCAGGGTGGCGTGGTGGAGGGCCTGACGCGCGGTCAGCCAGCGCGGGTCGCCCTCGGCCGCCTTCTGGACGAGGGCGGTGAGCGCCATCGACTCCCAGACGTCGAGGGAGTTGTTTGAGGCGGCGCCGTCCGTGGCGAAGCCCACCGGCACGCCGATCGTGCGCAGGGCGCGCACCGGTGTGGTGGTGGGCCAGGCGAACTTCAGGTACCCGCGCGGTGCGCTGGCGACGGCGACCCGCCCGCCGGCCCGCTCCAGGACGGGCAGGTCGCGCTCGGTGATGCCGGTGCCGTGCGCGATCAGCACGTCGGTGTCGAGCAGACCGGTGCGCTCCAGGACCTCGATCGGGGTGGCGCCCCACCGGGCGAGGCTGGCCTCGGTCTGGTCGCGGTTCTCGGCGGCGTGCAGGTGCACCGGCAGGCCGTGCTCGCGGGCCAGGACCGCGGTCGCCGCGAGGTCGGCGTCATCGACCGTGTAGGGGGCGTGCGGGGCGAGGGCGGTGGTGATCCGGCCGCCGGCGCCGCCCCGGTGCCGTAGCGCGAACTCCAGGGAACGCTCCCGCCCCCCGGGGCCCTGCGACGAGAAGAATGCCTCGCCCAGGTGGGCGCGGATACCGCACTCCTCGACGACGGCCGCCACCGCGTCCATGGCGAAGTAGTGGTCCGCGAAGCAGGTGACACCGCCCCGGATCATCTCCGCGCACGCCAGCCGCGCGCCCAGTTCGACGTCCCGCGCGGTGAGGTTCGACTCGACGGGCCACACCACGTCGTCGAACCACTCCTCGGTGGGCAGGTCCTCGGCGACCCCGCGCAGCGCGACCATCGGGGCGTGCGTGTGGCAGTTGACCAGGCCGGGCAGCGCGACCTGACCGCGCGCGTCGATGCGCTCGGCGGCGGTCAGCCCGGCGGCGTCCGCGGCCGTGGTGACGTCGGCGACGACCCCGTCGCGCACGACGATCGCGGCGTCGTCCCGGAAGGCGATCCGCTCGTGGTCGGCCTGCCCTTCGACGTGCACGAGGGCGGTGCATCCCGTGATGATGAGGTCGGCGGGAGAAGTCGTCATCACGCCAACGTACGGCGGGGTGGTACCGCGTCGTGGGCCGAACCGCGCATCGGGTCCGGCCGGCCGCGGGATCCGCCGGGCACCCGGCCCGGCCCCACCACGGCCCGCCACCAGGTTCTGCGAAAGGGGCCCGGCATGCTGGTAGGCACCTGGAATCTGGAGAACCTCTACCGGCCCGGCGGGCTGTTCGGCCCGCGGGACCGGCCCGCGTACGACACCAAGCTCGCCGCCCTCGCCGCCGTGATCACCGAGCTGGACCCGGACCTGCTGGGGCTCCAGGAGATCGGCGAGCCGGTGGCCCTGGCCGACCTGGCCGGCCTGCTGGACGGCGAGTGGCACACCGCGGTGTCCGCGCATCCCGACCCCCGGGGCATCCGGGTGGGTTTCCTCAGCCGTACGCCGCTGCGCCCGCTGGCCGACACGACGGCGTTCCCGGACCCGCTGCGCCCGGTGCAGACGGACGACACGGGACGGACCGCGCAGGCGGCCGGGCGCGGGCTGCTGGCCGTGGCGACGGAGGGCGTGAGCGTCGCGGTCGCCCATCTGAAGTCGAAGCTGCTGACCTACCCGGTCAACCGCTTCCAGCCGCACGACGAGGGGGAACGCGCCCGCTACGGCGCCTACGCGCTGCAGCGGCGGGCCGCCGAGGCGACGGCGCTGCGCGCGCTGGCCGACGCGCTGCTCGGGGGCGACGGCCGGGAGCGTGACGTGGTGGTGCTGGGCGACCTCAACGACGAGGTGCAGGCGGCGACCACCCAGATCCTGCTCGGGCCGCCCGGCTCGGAGGCCGGCACCGGCGGCTTCGACCGGCCCGACCTGGGCGACGGGGCCCGGCTGTGGAACGTGGCCCCGTTCATCCCCGCCGGGCAGCGCTATTCGCGGGTCCGGTCCGGACGCCGCGAACTCATCGACCACGTGCTGCTCAGCCACCGCCTGGTCCACCGGGTGACGGCCGCGGGCACCGGGCTGCCCGGCGAGACGGCCCCCCGGCTGCCCTCGGTCGAGGGGGACCCGGCGGGCCGCCGGGACGCACCGGGCTCGGACCACGCGCCGGTGTGGGTACGGATCGGATAGTCCGGCGGACGGTGGCCGGCACCCCCTTCCCGGGGCGGGGCCGGCCGGGCCCGCCCCGGCCGGCGCCGGGGGCGTCCGCTCCGCGGGGCGGCTCGGGCACGCGCTTCACGCGCGCGTGCAAGGCGCGCACTGCGCGCGGGCCTCCTCCACGCGCGCGTCGAGGAGTGTCTCCGCCGCCGTGACCGCGGCCCCCAGGGCGTCCGGGTCCGCCGGGCCCAGCGACGCGACGATCTCGTCGACGCCCCGCAGTCCCGCCCGCTCCAGCAGCCGCTTCTCGTTGGTGATCCACTCGCCCCTGGCCGCCAGCACGGCGTGGCCCGCCTGGGTCGCGGCGACGGCGAGCGCGCCGGCGAGTTCGGTGCGGCGCCCGGCGGGGGCGTGGTTGGCCCGGGCGTAGGCGAGGGTCGCGCGGGCGGTGCCGTGCCAGCGGTCGGCGGCGGAGCGGCGGAGCCGGTCCGGGTAGCGGCCGGGACGCGGCGGGGTGCCGCGCAGGGGCCGGTTGACCGCGAGTTCGGCGACGACCAGGTAGCTGGGGATCCCGGCGAGGTGGAACAGCAGCGGCTCGACCCGGAACCGCCCCTGCTCGGCCTCGGCCAGCTCGTGCTCGACCACGTCGAGGTCCCGGTAGTGGACGTCCACCCGGCGGCCGTCGACGGTCAGCCAGCCGCCTCCGTTGAACACGCCGCCGCCCCAGCCTCCGACCTCGGAGATCTCGCCCTCCCAGCCGACCGCGCGCAGGTCGGCGGGGTCGAAGGGGCCCCGGTAGTAGATGCCGAGGTCCCAGTCGCTGTCCGCGCGGTGGGTGCCCTGGGCGCGGGAGCCGCCGAGGGAGACGGCCTCGACGGTGGGGAGGGCGGCGAGGCGGTCGGCGACGGTGTCGAGGAAGGCCGAGTCGGTGAGGGCGGGCATCGGCGGCTCCGAGGGCTGCGAGGCTTCGGCGGCACGGCTGGCGGAGGCAGCGTAGCCGGGGCCCGTCAGCCGCGGGAGTCCGAGGGCCGCCGCGGTGGGCGCACCCCGGCGGGGCGGTACGGGGGGCCGATTGTCAGTGGGGCGCGTTATCAATGAAGTCGTCACGCAGTGTGAGGAAGGCAAGGGTTCAGGGGGACAGGGATGACGACGCAGGACAGGTCGCGCGACGGCCGGCCGCAGCGGCTCCGGCCGGCCCGGACGCAGGTGTCGGTGGCCGGGCTGCGGGCCAGGGGATGGACCGCCGCGCTGGTGCGCCAGCTCCTCGGCGAGCCCGACGTGCTGCGCCCGCACCCGCTCTTCCGCACCGCCCGGCAGATCGGCCTCTACCGGCTGGAGCGCGTGGAAGCCGCCGAACGCGGCGAGGAGTTCCGCGCGGTGGCGGCCGCCGCCGCCCGGCGCTCGGCCGCGGCCCGCACGGCCGCCCTGCGCAGGCGCCG
Above is a genomic segment from Streptomyces glaucescens containing:
- a CDS encoding endonuclease/exonuclease/phosphatase family protein, which codes for MLVGTWNLENLYRPGGLFGPRDRPAYDTKLAALAAVITELDPDLLGLQEIGEPVALADLAGLLDGEWHTAVSAHPDPRGIRVGFLSRTPLRPLADTTAFPDPLRPVQTDDTGRTAQAAGRGLLAVATEGVSVAVAHLKSKLLTYPVNRFQPHDEGERARYGAYALQRRAAEATALRALADALLGGDGRERDVVVLGDLNDEVQAATTQILLGPPGSEAGTGGFDRPDLGDGARLWNVAPFIPAGQRYSRVRSGRRELIDHVLLSHRLVHRVTAAGTGLPGETAPRLPSVEGDPAGRRDAPGSDHAPVWVRIG
- a CDS encoding nucleotidyltransferase domain-containing protein, with translation MPALTDSAFLDTVADRLAALPTVEAVSLGGSRAQGTHRADSDWDLGIYYRGPFDPADLRAVGWEGEISEVGGWGGGVFNGGGWLTVDGRRVDVHYRDLDVVEHELAEAEQGRFRVEPLLFHLAGIPSYLVVAELAVNRPLRGTPPRPGRYPDRLRRSAADRWHGTARATLAYARANHAPAGRRTELAGALAVAATQAGHAVLAARGEWITNEKRLLERAGLRGVDEIVASLGPADPDALGAAVTAAETLLDARVEEARAQCAPCTRA